A stretch of Actinomycetota bacterium DNA encodes these proteins:
- a CDS encoding glycosyltransferase yields MSPPKFGVVLLTMGRRPEDLARGLASLQSQVDVDLDIVVVGNGWEPIDLPVGVKAHWLQRNLGIPAGRNAGVPEVQGDLLFFLDDDAALADDQFLSTIAQRFASDPTLGLIQPRVVDPTGLAAPGRWVPRLRVGDPAQPGPATSLWEGAVAIRRELFDRIGGWPDEFFYAHEGIDLVWRVWDEGFTPWYAGDLVVHHPVIDPARHEEYYRLNARNRVWLARRNLPLVLEPFYVGTWVGMTLLRVRGRKARRAWFEGLSEGIRERPAGRKVMHWSTVWAMTKAGRPPVI; encoded by the coding sequence ATGAGTCCGCCCAAGTTCGGTGTTGTCCTGCTGACGATGGGCAGGCGACCAGAAGACCTCGCTCGTGGCCTGGCATCGCTGCAGTCGCAAGTCGATGTCGATCTGGACATCGTCGTGGTCGGCAACGGCTGGGAGCCGATTGATCTGCCAGTGGGCGTCAAGGCTCATTGGCTCCAGCGCAATCTCGGCATCCCGGCTGGCCGAAATGCGGGCGTGCCAGAGGTCCAAGGCGATCTGCTCTTCTTCCTTGATGACGATGCTGCGCTTGCTGACGATCAGTTTCTGTCAACGATCGCCCAACGATTTGCCTCAGATCCCACACTTGGGCTGATCCAGCCGCGCGTTGTCGATCCGACTGGGCTGGCGGCACCTGGGCGGTGGGTGCCGCGTCTGCGCGTCGGTGATCCGGCACAGCCCGGGCCAGCGACCTCGCTCTGGGAGGGCGCTGTTGCGATCCGTCGCGAGCTCTTCGATCGCATCGGAGGCTGGCCTGATGAGTTCTTCTATGCACACGAGGGCATTGATCTGGTCTGGCGAGTGTGGGATGAGGGATTCACCCCTTGGTATGCCGGCGATCTCGTGGTGCATCATCCGGTCATCGATCCGGCGCGGCACGAGGAGTACTACCGCCTCAATGCGCGCAACCGGGTGTGGCTAGCGCGACGCAACCTTCCGTTGGTCCTAGAGCCCTTCTATGTCGGCACCTGGGTGGGCATGACCCTGCTCCGTGTGCGCGGTCGAAAAGCCCGCCGTGCCTGGTTCGAAGGGCTGAGTGAGGGCATTCGCGAACGCCCGGCTGGTCGCAAGGTCATGCACTGGAGCACGGTCTGGGCAATGACCAAGGCTGGTCGTCCGCCGGTCATCTAG
- a CDS encoding LCP family protein has product MPRSSRRRWPRVIAAIAAGAVLLTAVVGAGVNHLIGQLQGNITTLDVSEELGGTGNANSALVFDENGNMKPLNLLILGSDSRTGKGNGGFGRPGQFGGERSDTAILLHVSADRGSAIAVSIPRDTLVDYSCTKKGQTVSGTDVKFNEAFTYGGPGCTLKVVNEMTGMDVTNFVKVDFGGFKKIVNAIGGVEICLTKAVDDPKSGLKLSAGKHLVSGNEALAFVRARKTLGDGSDTSRIRRQQAFISSLSRKVLSSGTLLNPASLIGLLNAATESLTANPQMADLQNLKELALSMKDIRPSDITFLTMPWKPAGDGANVVANNKKARPVWQAMINDTAYPPKIAGQPTLSTPPSGIYVDVRNGTTTKGLAKKVAKQLKAQGYRVQDVGNAKTPVTATTVTFDPKWDTSAKTLVWAAGAKADSTGKGQRMVLTIGPDFTAIKPVVISSAAGDVYSNLNTGDESFCAS; this is encoded by the coding sequence ATGCCCCGCTCTTCCCGCCGCCGCTGGCCGCGCGTTATCGCCGCTATCGCTGCGGGAGCCGTGCTGCTGACCGCCGTGGTAGGCGCGGGCGTCAATCACCTGATCGGGCAGCTGCAGGGCAATATCACCACTCTTGACGTCAGCGAAGAACTAGGCGGCACAGGCAATGCCAACTCGGCGCTGGTCTTCGACGAGAACGGCAACATGAAGCCCCTCAATCTGCTGATTTTGGGCAGTGACTCGCGCACGGGCAAGGGCAATGGTGGCTTTGGTCGACCTGGCCAGTTCGGCGGCGAAAGGTCAGACACCGCGATCTTGTTGCACGTGAGCGCTGATCGCGGCAGCGCCATCGCGGTGAGCATCCCCCGCGACACTCTTGTCGACTACTCATGCACCAAGAAGGGCCAGACGGTCTCAGGCACCGATGTGAAGTTCAACGAGGCCTTCACCTACGGCGGCCCTGGCTGCACCCTGAAAGTGGTCAACGAGATGACCGGCATGGACGTGACCAACTTCGTGAAGGTCGACTTCGGCGGCTTCAAGAAGATCGTCAACGCAATCGGCGGCGTGGAGATCTGCCTGACCAAGGCCGTCGATGATCCCAAGAGTGGCTTGAAGCTGTCGGCAGGCAAGCATCTGGTCAGCGGCAATGAGGCCCTGGCATTTGTTCGCGCACGCAAGACACTTGGCGACGGCTCCGACACTTCGCGCATCCGCCGTCAGCAGGCCTTCATCTCGTCACTGTCGCGCAAGGTGCTTTCCAGCGGAACCCTGCTCAACCCAGCTTCGCTCATCGGCCTTCTCAACGCTGCCACGGAGTCGCTGACGGCGAACCCGCAGATGGCTGACCTGCAGAACCTCAAAGAACTCGCGCTGTCAATGAAGGACATTCGCCCTTCGGACATCACTTTCCTGACAATGCCCTGGAAGCCAGCTGGCGACGGCGCCAATGTGGTGGCCAACAACAAGAAGGCCCGGCCCGTGTGGCAGGCGATGATCAACGACACTGCCTATCCGCCGAAGATTGCTGGGCAGCCGACCCTGTCGACCCCGCCTTCAGGTATCTATGTCGACGTGCGCAACGGCACCACAACCAAGGGCCTGGCCAAGAAGGTTGCCAAGCAACTGAAGGCGCAGGGCTATCGCGTGCAGGATGTCGGCAATGCCAAGACACCCGTTACCGCCACCACCGTCACCTTCGATCCGAAATGGGACACCAGTGCCAAGACTTTGGTGTGGGCAGCTGGCGCCAAGGCTGATTCCACTGGCAAGGGCCAGCGCATGGTGTTGACCATTGGGCCCGACTTCACCGCAATCAAGCCAGTGGTCATCAGTTCCGCTGCGGGCGACGTCTACTCCAACCTCAACACTGGTGACGAATCCTTCTGCGCCTCCTAG
- a CDS encoding coenzyme F420-0:L-glutamate ligase, with translation MASISLLPVAGLPDIRPGDDIAAMLVPALRSLYWPDGSTGLESGDIVVITSKIVAKAEGRLLPAQSRDQAIADETVRLVATRQHRGGTTQIVQTQHGLVLAAAGVDASNVDAEHIVLLPAQPDESAASLMHGLNIGLSRQLGVIITDTMGRPWRMGVTDVAIGAAGITVLDDHTGRVDKFGRTLEMTVIAIADEIAAAADLVKGKLNDCPVAVVRGLGAYVSSDSPATARDLIRPLGEDMFTMGTAEAIAEGHRTAAANRRTIRQFTNAVVPDSALIAAVDAAITAPAPHHTTPWQFLILRDEPIREYLLQEMTNRWVQDLRATEGIDESAVAARVARGDILRNAPVLVLGFLDLADAAHLYPDAARNAAERDLFMVAGGAAMQNLMVSLAANGLGSAWISSTIFCADVVQQVLHLPGSYQPLGALAVGYPAADPISRAKRIATDHIINFN, from the coding sequence ATGGCCAGCATCAGCCTGCTGCCAGTTGCCGGGCTCCCAGATATCCGACCAGGCGATGACATCGCCGCCATGCTCGTGCCTGCCCTCCGCTCCCTGTATTGGCCCGATGGCTCCACCGGCCTTGAGTCCGGCGACATCGTGGTCATTACCAGCAAGATCGTGGCCAAGGCCGAGGGTCGACTCCTGCCAGCCCAGTCGCGCGATCAGGCCATTGCCGACGAGACCGTGCGCTTGGTGGCGACAAGGCAGCATCGCGGCGGAACAACGCAGATCGTTCAGACCCAACACGGTCTGGTGCTGGCAGCAGCCGGCGTCGATGCAAGCAATGTCGATGCAGAGCACATCGTGCTGCTGCCCGCGCAGCCCGATGAATCCGCTGCGTCACTGATGCACGGGTTGAATATCGGATTGAGCCGTCAACTGGGCGTGATCATCACCGACACGATGGGTCGGCCTTGGCGCATGGGCGTCACGGATGTCGCGATCGGTGCAGCTGGCATCACAGTTCTTGATGATCACACCGGGCGAGTCGACAAGTTCGGTCGAACACTCGAGATGACTGTCATTGCCATTGCTGATGAAATTGCGGCCGCTGCTGATCTCGTGAAGGGCAAGCTCAATGACTGCCCAGTAGCCGTTGTGCGCGGACTGGGCGCATACGTGTCCAGCGACTCCCCTGCTACTGCGCGTGATCTGATTCGTCCTTTGGGCGAGGACATGTTCACTATGGGGACTGCCGAAGCCATTGCCGAAGGCCACCGCACAGCAGCGGCCAATCGCAGAACCATTCGTCAGTTCACCAATGCTGTGGTGCCAGACTCTGCTCTGATCGCTGCAGTAGACGCCGCCATCACTGCGCCCGCCCCGCATCACACGACGCCTTGGCAGTTCTTGATCCTTCGCGATGAGCCGATCCGCGAATACCTGTTGCAGGAGATGACGAATCGATGGGTTCAGGATCTGCGAGCAACCGAAGGCATCGATGAATCTGCAGTCGCCGCCCGGGTTGCGCGTGGCGACATCCTGCGCAATGCCCCGGTGCTCGTACTCGGATTCCTTGACCTCGCTGATGCCGCACATCTGTATCCAGATGCAGCACGCAACGCTGCAGAGCGAGATCTCTTCATGGTCGCCGGCGGCGCAGCAATGCAGAACCTGATGGTGTCGCTCGCAGCAAATGGACTCGGCTCAGCATGGATCTCTTCGACCATCTTCTGCGCAGACGTCGTGCAGCAAGTACTGCACCTTCCCGGTTCATATCAACCACTTGGCGCGCTTGCAGTCGGCTACCCGGCAGCAGATCCCATCAGTCGCGCCAAGCGCATTGCGACTGATCACATCATCAATTTCAACTAG
- the cofD gene encoding 2-phospho-L-lactate transferase — protein MTPAPSRITVLSGGIGGARFLVGLLDHLREVNPDGQGGSLTTVTVIGNTGDDIWVHGVRVCPDLDTVMYTLGGGISAERGWGREDEHFTVKDELAAYGVEPTWFGLGDRDLATHLIRTQSLQSGFTLSEVTAALCDRWQPGVILLPMSDDRAETHVVVNDPDQGRVAIHFQEWWIRHRAQLTAEAFVMIGIDDAKPAPGVIDAILDTDLVIVPPSNPVVSVGAILQVRGIADAIRGTQAAVVGVSPIIGGAPVRGMADACLEAIGVATSAAGVGLHYGARSAGGYLDAWLIAEEDAGSAAEITASGIRVESAPLLMSDPAASAALAAATLALAGR, from the coding sequence ATGACCCCTGCCCCATCGCGCATCACTGTCCTGTCCGGAGGCATCGGCGGGGCTCGGTTTCTTGTTGGTCTGCTCGACCATCTGCGTGAAGTCAATCCTGATGGCCAAGGCGGCAGCCTGACCACGGTGACGGTCATTGGCAATACCGGCGACGACATCTGGGTCCATGGAGTGCGGGTCTGCCCTGACCTGGACACCGTGATGTACACCCTTGGTGGTGGCATCAGTGCTGAACGCGGGTGGGGTCGCGAGGACGAGCACTTCACGGTCAAGGACGAGTTGGCCGCGTATGGGGTGGAACCGACGTGGTTCGGCTTGGGTGATCGAGATCTCGCGACACATCTGATTCGCACCCAGTCGCTGCAATCGGGTTTCACGCTTTCCGAGGTCACCGCTGCGCTGTGCGATCGCTGGCAACCCGGAGTCATCTTGCTGCCGATGAGTGATGACCGTGCCGAAACCCATGTGGTCGTCAACGACCCGGATCAAGGTCGCGTGGCCATCCACTTCCAAGAGTGGTGGATCCGGCATCGCGCGCAGCTCACCGCTGAGGCCTTCGTGATGATCGGCATCGATGACGCAAAGCCAGCGCCCGGCGTGATCGATGCCATCCTTGACACCGATCTGGTGATTGTGCCGCCGAGCAATCCCGTGGTCTCGGTCGGAGCGATACTTCAAGTACGCGGCATTGCTGACGCGATTCGCGGGACCCAGGCCGCAGTTGTGGGCGTCTCCCCCATCATCGGCGGGGCGCCGGTTCGAGGCATGGCTGATGCATGCTTGGAGGCCATTGGCGTGGCGACATCGGCGGCGGGCGTGGGCCTGCACTACGGGGCGCGCAGCGCGGGTGGCTATCTGGACGCTTGGCTGATTGCTGAAGAAGATGCTGGCAGTGCAGCCGAGATCACTGCGAGCGGCATTCGGGTGGAGTCGGCACCTCTGCTGATGTCTGACCCGGCAGCCAGCGCCGCGCTGGCCGCAGCCACTCTTGCATTGGCTGGTCGCTAG
- a CDS encoding CDP-alcohol phosphatidyltransferase family protein, whose amino-acid sequence MSDPERPSRPSVAQIREVCQPPAIRGRKNSEHWVADVYLRDISPYLTRILLRTPITANQVTWLMVATGASAALSILIPGIMGPILAVLLGQMQMLWDCCDGEVARWRRKSSPKGVFIDRVGHYTTEGLIPIALGMRAAGFPDAGWTDSIWPFLGALLAVIILYNKALNDMVHVSRAYNDLPKLVDKEEVGVPQNTGLRSLRSLARFIPFHRAYHSVELTILILVAGIVDLFVKDLQATQILLVALVLLGVVTIVGHLASILSSSKLR is encoded by the coding sequence ATGAGTGATCCCGAGCGCCCTTCGCGTCCATCAGTTGCACAGATCCGTGAGGTCTGCCAGCCACCTGCCATTCGGGGACGCAAGAATTCCGAGCACTGGGTTGCTGATGTCTATCTGCGTGATATCTCTCCGTACCTGACCCGAATCCTGCTTCGCACTCCGATCACTGCAAACCAAGTGACGTGGTTGATGGTTGCTACCGGCGCATCGGCCGCGCTGAGCATCCTGATCCCAGGCATCATGGGCCCGATCCTGGCTGTGCTGCTCGGCCAGATGCAGATGCTGTGGGATTGCTGCGATGGCGAGGTTGCTCGCTGGCGTCGCAAGTCCTCGCCCAAGGGCGTGTTCATCGACCGGGTCGGGCACTACACGACAGAGGGATTGATCCCTATTGCGCTGGGAATGCGCGCGGCGGGATTTCCTGATGCTGGCTGGACAGATTCGATCTGGCCATTTCTGGGTGCATTGCTGGCTGTCATCATCTTGTACAACAAGGCCTTGAACGACATGGTGCACGTCTCCCGCGCGTACAACGATCTGCCGAAGTTGGTCGACAAGGAAGAAGTCGGCGTTCCGCAGAACACCGGGCTGCGCAGCCTTCGATCTCTGGCTCGATTCATTCCTTTCCACCGCGCGTATCACTCGGTGGAGCTCACCATCTTGATTCTGGTGGCCGGGATTGTCGATCTGTTCGTGAAGGATCTGCAGGCCACCCAGATCCTGTTGGTCGCCTTGGTGCTCTTGGGTGTGGTCACAATTGTCGGGCACCTGGCCTCGATTCTTTCGTCGAGCAAACTCAGATGA
- a CDS encoding N-acetylmuramoyl-L-alanine amidase → MVTGVNLRRPLIWCTSLAVVAAGLILPVAQWPTADRSPVTTTEQSIALTGVDRRGVNDAAVAMASWSGDAHVHSLPLAGQGAVTAAVDTGAPLRPALATAPLDTDDFGLVAVTADSPLDERTRVLVRVRESGQWSSWEQLEPTDDRPDPGSAEAAAARFGTAPLLTGTADGVQVRMDTPDGIKPANAQVVLFDNPVVAEDAELPDSEANSGPIATVEAATLGAPPPAIISRAEWGADESLRRGAPSYAGTIKAAFLHHTVTTNNYTPEQAAQQVRNLYSYFVKGLKYSDMAYNFIVDRFGRLYEGRAGGMDQAVVGGHTAGFNQDTFAVSALGNFQTAPPAPEQLNAIDDAVASLFAWKLGMNHRDPNGTTPLTSDSSAGTSKYKAGQVATAMVISGHRDIGSTACPGKYLEPQLPAIRAAATAKLGVTATNPAVSPAVPWGAGQQLVVNATTNAPLTWTMSVASRCGTVVRNLSGTQAAAGALSIGWDGLDNAGAQVPPGAYTFVLNGASGADAIYPWTGTGVISPTATSPIDPCGPPDAFSLTGSGYGHGVGLSQWGAYGMAKEGFDASAIVAHYYPGTTVAPVQDDMDIRVNLFYRVASARMRAEALDAGGGPIEVTVGGAVTTGGPNDVFTFNVAAGAVNVQRTVNGQTTSLGTAPSVTVKWAGNRDSGSAGGPATAVNVIGPKGSFGTPGHRYRYGKMEVIATSSPNGPRLNIVNQLRVHDEYLYGISEVSSSWPDAAMQAQVIAARSYGMAKIAAGVRKACDCNLDDGDGPYGDQFFVGWAKASSTKGDKWLAAVNATFGSETTGIAALYNGQPISAFYSASTGGVTNASKDVWGGALPYSTNVDDRWSLNADNPNASWTVNVPQAAMAAAFGVPGVWKVAVAERLPSGAVRTLAGTMQDGSQRTISGETMRSKLSLKSSYINAVNGQAVPGAPTVTPGVPAAPVPAAPVPAATTAPVPVAASISMAIGPTSKPKAGTSLKFKGRVVPAAGGLVVQRQMKVDGVWQLKASTTTKANGRYKFTIKKAVPAGAQYEYRVVVLQNGTEIAASTSGVITIRK, encoded by the coding sequence ATGGTGACTGGAGTCAACCTTCGGCGACCCCTGATCTGGTGCACCAGCTTGGCTGTGGTGGCCGCTGGTCTGATTCTGCCGGTTGCGCAATGGCCGACTGCGGATCGTTCGCCTGTCACGACCACTGAGCAGTCGATCGCCTTGACGGGCGTGGACCGGCGAGGTGTCAACGATGCGGCTGTGGCGATGGCCTCCTGGTCAGGCGATGCGCACGTGCATTCGCTGCCCCTTGCAGGCCAAGGTGCAGTCACCGCCGCTGTCGACACCGGCGCCCCGCTGCGCCCGGCTCTGGCCACCGCACCCCTGGACACCGATGACTTCGGATTAGTTGCCGTCACTGCTGACTCTCCGCTGGATGAGCGCACGCGCGTGCTGGTGCGGGTCCGTGAGTCTGGCCAATGGTCGAGCTGGGAGCAGCTTGAGCCAACCGACGATCGTCCAGATCCGGGATCTGCTGAAGCAGCCGCTGCGCGCTTCGGAACAGCGCCGCTGCTGACCGGCACGGCCGACGGTGTGCAGGTGCGCATGGACACCCCTGACGGCATCAAGCCGGCCAACGCCCAAGTCGTGCTCTTCGACAATCCAGTCGTCGCGGAGGACGCCGAGCTTCCTGATTCAGAGGCAAACAGCGGACCGATCGCCACCGTCGAGGCCGCAACCCTGGGTGCCCCGCCGCCAGCGATCATCTCTCGAGCCGAGTGGGGGGCCGATGAATCGCTGAGACGCGGAGCCCCGAGTTATGCGGGCACCATCAAGGCCGCCTTCCTGCACCACACGGTCACGACCAACAACTACACGCCAGAGCAAGCGGCCCAGCAAGTGCGCAATCTGTACTCGTACTTCGTCAAGGGACTGAAGTACTCAGATATGGCATACAACTTCATTGTCGATCGCTTCGGTCGCCTGTATGAAGGACGCGCAGGCGGCATGGATCAGGCCGTTGTGGGTGGTCACACCGCTGGCTTCAATCAGGACACCTTCGCGGTCTCGGCATTGGGCAACTTCCAGACTGCTCCTCCTGCACCTGAGCAGCTGAACGCCATTGACGACGCCGTTGCCTCGCTGTTTGCCTGGAAACTGGGCATGAATCATCGGGACCCCAATGGCACAACGCCGCTGACTTCGGACTCCTCGGCAGGTACCTCCAAGTACAAGGCCGGGCAGGTCGCAACGGCAATGGTGATCAGCGGTCACCGTGACATCGGCTCAACTGCCTGTCCGGGCAAGTACCTCGAGCCGCAGCTTCCGGCGATTCGCGCGGCGGCCACAGCCAAGCTCGGCGTCACCGCAACCAACCCTGCGGTCAGCCCCGCTGTGCCGTGGGGCGCGGGTCAGCAATTGGTGGTGAATGCGACGACGAACGCGCCCCTGACCTGGACGATGAGTGTTGCCTCGAGATGCGGCACCGTGGTGCGCAATCTGTCTGGCACGCAGGCTGCTGCTGGTGCACTCTCGATCGGCTGGGACGGCCTGGACAATGCTGGCGCGCAAGTGCCGCCAGGCGCCTACACCTTCGTATTGAATGGCGCGAGCGGTGCTGATGCCATCTATCCATGGACGGGCACCGGTGTCATCAGTCCAACAGCGACCTCACCCATAGATCCATGTGGTCCGCCAGATGCCTTCTCGTTGACCGGCAGTGGATACGGCCATGGCGTGGGCCTGTCGCAGTGGGGCGCCTATGGCATGGCCAAGGAAGGCTTTGATGCCAGTGCAATCGTGGCGCACTACTACCCGGGCACCACTGTTGCTCCTGTCCAGGATGACATGGATATCCGCGTCAACCTGTTCTACCGAGTTGCATCAGCTCGGATGCGAGCCGAAGCACTGGATGCCGGTGGAGGTCCGATTGAAGTGACAGTCGGCGGAGCGGTCACCACTGGTGGGCCAAACGACGTCTTCACCTTCAACGTAGCAGCTGGTGCAGTCAATGTTCAGCGCACGGTGAACGGGCAGACAACCTCTCTTGGCACTGCGCCGTCAGTCACAGTGAAGTGGGCGGGCAATCGAGACTCCGGTTCTGCAGGAGGTCCGGCGACGGCTGTGAATGTGATCGGGCCCAAGGGCTCATTTGGTACGCCGGGTCACCGCTACCGCTATGGAAAAATGGAAGTCATCGCGACCTCCTCGCCCAACGGACCGCGTCTGAACATCGTCAATCAATTGCGCGTGCACGATGAATACCTCTACGGCATCTCAGAGGTCTCCAGTTCGTGGCCTGACGCCGCCATGCAGGCGCAGGTCATTGCGGCACGTTCATACGGAATGGCCAAGATCGCAGCCGGCGTGCGCAAGGCATGCGATTGCAACCTTGATGACGGCGATGGACCCTACGGCGATCAATTCTTTGTCGGTTGGGCAAAGGCCAGCAGTACCAAGGGTGACAAGTGGCTTGCCGCAGTGAACGCCACCTTCGGCTCAGAGACCACTGGCATCGCAGCCTTGTACAACGGGCAACCGATCAGCGCCTTCTACAGTGCCTCAACCGGTGGCGTGACCAACGCTTCCAAGGATGTCTGGGGTGGTGCGCTTCCGTACTCCACCAATGTCGATGATCGCTGGTCGCTGAACGCGGACAATCCCAATGCCAGCTGGACAGTCAATGTTCCGCAGGCGGCGATGGCCGCGGCCTTCGGTGTGCCCGGTGTCTGGAAGGTGGCAGTGGCTGAGCGCCTGCCATCTGGAGCCGTGCGGACTCTCGCGGGAACCATGCAGGACGGGTCTCAGCGGACGATCTCCGGCGAAACCATGCGGTCCAAACTCAGCTTGAAGTCCTCGTACATCAACGCGGTCAATGGCCAGGCTGTTCCGGGCGCTCCCACGGTGACGCCAGGGGTGCCAGCTGCGCCGGTGCCAGCTGCGCCCGTGCCAGCTGCGACGACTGCCCCGGTGCCAGTGGCAGCATCGATCTCCATGGCCATTGGCCCCACGAGCAAGCCCAAGGCTGGCACCTCCCTGAAGTTCAAGGGTCGAGTGGTCCCGGCCGCTGGAGGACTGGTCGTGCAGCGCCAGATGAAGGTCGATGGCGTCTGGCAGTTGAAGGCCAGCACGACGACCAAAGCCAATGGGCGTTACAAATTCACCATCAAGAAGGCTGTCCCGGCCGGCGCACAGTATGAATACCGGGTGGTGGTCCTGCAGAACGGCACCGAAATAGCCGCGAGCACATCAGGCGTCATCACCATCCGAAAGTAG
- a CDS encoding NDP-sugar synthase — protein MTEAVLLVGGQGTRLRPLTINTPKPMLPVAGVPFTVHQIARARDAGVTRIVLGTSYKAEVFREFIQESDLGVEIVIATEPEPLGTGGAIRFAASHLTSGPSDSVLIFNGDVLSGLDIRALVAHHEQTKSDVTMYLTPVEDPRAYGLVPTDGQGRVTAFLEKPSSLEGIVTNNINAGCYVFRRDVIDRIPAGQVVSVERETFPELLATGAMVSGVVDGGYWLDLGTPLAFVQGSRDLVLGLAPSPAVPVHGDLLAMQGAVIAASANVHGGSVIGRNASVAAGAVVNGSAVFDDARILAGARVMNSIIGVGAVVGEGSHLDGVVVGDGAVIGAGNELQTGVRIWPDAVIGDRAIRFSSDG, from the coding sequence ATGACTGAAGCAGTGCTCCTTGTCGGAGGGCAGGGCACTCGCCTTCGGCCGCTCACGATCAACACCCCCAAGCCGATGCTGCCTGTTGCAGGTGTGCCGTTCACGGTGCATCAAATCGCTCGCGCTCGTGATGCCGGAGTCACGCGCATTGTCCTGGGCACGAGCTACAAGGCCGAAGTGTTTCGCGAGTTCATCCAGGAGAGCGATCTTGGTGTTGAGATCGTGATAGCCACTGAACCAGAGCCGCTGGGCACTGGTGGAGCCATTCGATTCGCTGCTTCCCATTTGACCAGCGGCCCAAGCGATTCAGTGCTCATCTTCAACGGCGACGTGCTCTCCGGACTCGACATCAGGGCGCTGGTCGCGCACCACGAACAGACCAAGAGCGACGTCACCATGTATCTGACACCGGTTGAGGATCCGCGCGCCTATGGCCTGGTGCCAACTGATGGCCAGGGTCGCGTCACCGCATTCCTGGAGAAGCCGAGCAGTCTGGAAGGCATCGTCACCAACAACATCAATGCGGGCTGCTATGTCTTCCGACGCGATGTCATCGATCGCATCCCGGCAGGCCAAGTGGTATCGGTCGAACGTGAGACCTTTCCCGAACTGCTGGCGACCGGCGCCATGGTCTCCGGCGTGGTCGACGGGGGCTACTGGCTGGATCTGGGTACTCCATTGGCCTTCGTTCAGGGCTCGCGTGATCTTGTGCTCGGACTGGCTCCATCGCCGGCCGTGCCTGTGCATGGCGACCTGCTTGCCATGCAGGGAGCAGTGATAGCTGCCTCGGCCAATGTGCACGGTGGCTCAGTGATCGGCCGCAATGCCTCAGTCGCTGCAGGTGCGGTGGTCAATGGGTCAGCGGTGTTTGATGATGCGCGCATCCTCGCGGGTGCGCGGGTGATGAACAGCATCATTGGCGTCGGTGCGGTCGTTGGCGAAGGCTCACACCTTGATGGTGTGGTGGTCGGTGATGGCGCAGTTATTGGTGCCGGAAATGAACTTCAGACCGGAGTGCGCATCTGGCCGGATGCGGTCATCGGAGACAGAGCCATCCGCTTCTCAAGCGACGGCTAG
- a CDS encoding TIGR03089 family protein has translation MALQSDGSIWPRVVQRARSQPSLPFLTSINHDGMRTELSGTSVLNAIAKTSGALVTEAELEPGARMAVHLPWHWQRVVWTLAAWTVGVVVVEHGDPSDCDLLVASAQSALPFTERCEPWVVSLHPLGLVDKGLPNTVVDATILCRMQPDALLVDAATGDGPAIELSDGSTLTRLQALDWAIAQDGSDARILMNHASANGLAAWLLPPLHPLVGAGAIILCDGQDSEQTAKQEGATRIWK, from the coding sequence ATGGCACTGCAATCTGACGGTTCAATCTGGCCTCGCGTTGTCCAACGCGCACGGAGTCAACCCAGTCTGCCCTTTCTTACATCCATCAATCACGATGGCATGCGCACTGAGCTCTCCGGCACCTCCGTGTTGAACGCCATTGCAAAAACCTCTGGGGCCTTAGTCACAGAAGCAGAGCTCGAACCCGGTGCCCGCATGGCGGTACACCTGCCCTGGCACTGGCAACGCGTGGTGTGGACTCTGGCCGCATGGACCGTCGGTGTTGTTGTTGTCGAGCATGGGGATCCGTCGGATTGCGATCTGCTCGTGGCATCTGCGCAATCGGCCTTGCCATTCACTGAGCGCTGCGAACCTTGGGTGGTCTCCTTGCACCCACTTGGACTCGTGGACAAAGGACTGCCGAACACCGTCGTTGATGCGACCATTCTGTGCCGAATGCAACCGGACGCGTTGCTGGTTGATGCGGCAACGGGCGATGGACCAGCAATTGAGCTGAGCGACGGTTCCACGCTGACCCGCCTGCAGGCTCTTGACTGGGCGATCGCACAAGACGGAAGTGATGCACGCATCCTCATGAACCACGCTTCAGCCAACGGACTTGCGGCCTGGCTGCTGCCCCCCTTGCACCCGCTGGTCGGTGCTGGAGCCATCATCTTGTGCGATGGCCAGGATTCAGAACAGACGGCCAAGCAGGAGGGCGCAACTCGCATCTGGAAGTGA